A genome region from Pueribacillus theae includes the following:
- a CDS encoding IclR family transcriptional regulator produces MSKEETMQTIDRAIKILKSFSINEKELSLADLHRKLNVSKSSLQRILNTLVQHRLLDKDDKHKTYQLGIELYFLGQLVEKNSQLLSTAKPFMEKLKEEFGESVSLSIIHENQRKCIGYVPSDHELTTLIHVGQTSPLYAGASAKVLMAYLSPEKLEKLLNEITLQKKTDRTITSKPQLKKELKKIREEGYAISNGERVKGAFSISAPIKNRLNEVIAGLTLTIPTARLNQEKIPAYIEKTKETAKEISNRML; encoded by the coding sequence ATGTCGAAAGAAGAAACAATGCAGACCATCGATCGGGCAATAAAAATTTTGAAATCGTTTTCTATCAATGAGAAAGAATTATCATTGGCCGATCTTCATCGGAAACTAAATGTTTCAAAATCAAGCTTGCAGAGAATTTTAAATACACTCGTTCAACATAGGTTATTAGATAAAGATGATAAACATAAAACATACCAGCTTGGCATAGAGTTGTATTTTTTAGGCCAGCTTGTTGAGAAAAATTCACAATTGCTATCGACAGCAAAACCCTTTATGGAAAAGTTAAAAGAAGAATTTGGCGAATCCGTTTCGTTAAGTATTATTCATGAAAATCAAAGAAAGTGTATAGGATACGTACCGAGCGATCATGAACTGACGACACTTATCCATGTGGGACAAACGTCGCCGCTCTATGCCGGGGCTTCGGCAAAAGTATTAATGGCTTATTTATCTCCTGAAAAACTGGAGAAGTTGCTTAACGAAATAACGCTTCAGAAAAAAACAGACAGGACAATTACGAGCAAGCCACAGCTAAAAAAAGAACTGAAGAAAATTCGTGAAGAGGGTTATGCAATAAGCAATGGAGAAAGAGTGAAAGGCGCTTTTTCAATAAGTGCTCCAATAAAGAACCGTCTGAACGAAGTGATTGCCGGACTAACATTAACGATTCCTACCGCCAGATTAAATCAAGAAAAAATCCCAGCTTATATCGAAAAAACAAAAGAAACTGCAAAAGAAATCTCAAACCGAATGCTTTAA
- a CDS encoding acyl-CoA thioesterase: METTTEIIVKEEDIDELEHVNNSVYVTYLEKGRGDWYREAGFSFEEMKKHQYGTVVVKLNITFIKEAKLRDRLKIKTIPIRLGNTSFDHKQEIYNEQGDMITEAFVTNVMFDRKERKSIPVVKELARHFNNE; this comes from the coding sequence ATGGAAACGACGACAGAAATCATCGTAAAAGAAGAAGACATCGATGAACTCGAACATGTCAATAATAGTGTCTATGTTACATACTTGGAAAAGGGACGCGGGGATTGGTATCGGGAAGCGGGCTTTTCATTTGAAGAAATGAAGAAACATCAATACGGTACAGTTGTTGTCAAACTAAATATAACGTTTATAAAAGAAGCGAAATTAAGAGATAGATTGAAGATTAAAACAATTCCAATCCGTTTAGGGAATACGAGCTTTGATCATAAACAAGAGATTTATAATGAGCAAGGGGATATGATTACTGAAGCTTTTGTTACAAATGTAATGTTTGATCGAAAAGAGAGAAAAAGTATTCCAGTAGTGAAAGAACTTGCCCGCCACTTTAACAATGAATGA
- a CDS encoding gamma carbonic anhydrase family protein produces the protein MKYTFNGKTPKLHPSVYVAPGAKLIGDIVLEENVSIWFNAVLRGDYEQIKIGKGSSVQDGTIVHADPDYRTTVGENVTVGHNVILHGCEVKDGALIGMGATILNGAVIGEGSLVAAGSLVPEGKVIEPGVLVAGVPAKVIRNLSEEQQKRIQQGAASYVANSRKYIEQKILEEAKSE, from the coding sequence ATGAAATATACTTTTAATGGCAAAACACCAAAGTTGCACCCATCTGTGTATGTCGCGCCGGGCGCTAAGTTAATCGGCGACATTGTATTGGAAGAGAACGTTTCGATTTGGTTTAATGCTGTTCTAAGAGGAGATTATGAGCAAATAAAAATCGGCAAAGGATCGAGTGTGCAGGACGGAACCATCGTTCACGCCGATCCGGATTATCGTACGACGGTCGGTGAAAATGTCACTGTCGGGCATAATGTGATTTTGCATGGCTGTGAAGTGAAAGACGGAGCGCTTATCGGGATGGGCGCAACAATACTAAATGGTGCTGTCATTGGTGAAGGTTCTCTCGTTGCCGCTGGAAGTCTTGTTCCAGAAGGCAAAGTCATCGAGCCCGGTGTCCTCGTTGCCGGTGTTCCCGCTAAAGTAATTCGAAACTTGTCTGAAGAACAACAAAAGAGAATTCAGCAAGGTGCAGCAAGCTATGTTGCTAATAGTAGAAAATATATAGAACAGAAGATTTTAGAAGAAGCTAAAAGTGAATGA
- a CDS encoding FxsA family protein, with translation MFRIVLALIILVPAIEITVLIWTGSKIGVGWTLFIILATGILGAWLAKRQGLQVLHLAQVQIQNRDMPTEAILDGICVLAGGVFLLTPGFVTDIAGLFLLIPYTRAIVKLWLKKWIGHLIRRGNIGFFIKRPF, from the coding sequence ATGTTTCGTATAGTATTGGCATTAATTATTCTTGTACCAGCGATTGAAATTACGGTTTTAATATGGACAGGCAGCAAAATAGGCGTTGGATGGACACTTTTCATTATTCTTGCAACAGGGATTCTTGGCGCTTGGTTGGCAAAACGCCAAGGCCTTCAAGTCCTTCACCTTGCTCAAGTCCAAATCCAAAATCGGGATATGCCGACAGAAGCTATTCTCGATGGGATTTGTGTACTAGCCGGGGGAGTTTTCCTTTTAACCCCAGGCTTTGTTACTGATATTGCTGGCCTTTTCCTGTTAATTCCTTATACAAGGGCAATCGTTAAGCTATGGCTTAAAAAATGGATAGGACATTTAATTCGAAGGGGAAATATAGGATTCTTTATTAAAAGGCCATTTTAG
- the pyk gene encoding pyruvate kinase, with protein sequence MRKTKIVCTIGPASDSVEMLVKLINAGMNVARLNFSHGNHEEHLARINNIREAEEQAGKTIAILLDTKGPEIRTGMMENGEIKLEEGKELIISMDEVIGTPEKISVTYTGLAQDVKAGDRILLDDGLIELEVIEKSTKEIKTRILNGGTLTNTKGVNVPNVRVNLPGITEKDAEDIEFGIKYGVDFIAASFVRRSSDVLEIREILEKNDATSIHIIPKIENQEGVDNIAGILEVSDGLMVARGDLGVEIPAEEVPLVQKMLIHECNTAGKPVITATQMLDSMTRNPRPTRAEASDVANAIFDGTDAIMLSGETAAGKYPVETVETMHKIASRTEQALDYREILRNRSRESFITTTNAISQSVSYTALNLDASAIITATESGHTARMISKFRPKAPIIAVTSYQGVCRKLSLVWGIIPKLGKRAETTDEMLEITVAEALNTGVVKRGDLVVISAGVPVGEIGTTNLLKVHVIGDIIAKGQGIGRKTVSGKVVIAKDHIEANEKMKEGAILVTYGTDKEMIEAFKKAAAVLTEEGGLTSHAAVVGLSLGVPVIVGVENATSILKDDQEITVDTYKGDIYDGYTSVI encoded by the coding sequence ATGCGAAAAACAAAAATTGTATGTACAATTGGACCAGCAAGCGACAGTGTAGAGATGCTCGTTAAATTAATCAATGCTGGCATGAATGTTGCCCGTTTAAACTTTTCCCATGGCAATCATGAAGAACATCTCGCGCGTATAAATAATATTCGGGAAGCGGAGGAACAAGCCGGCAAAACAATTGCCATCTTACTCGATACGAAAGGGCCGGAAATTCGTACGGGGATGATGGAAAACGGTGAAATCAAGCTAGAAGAAGGAAAAGAGCTCATTATTTCAATGGATGAAGTCATAGGCACCCCCGAAAAAATTTCAGTAACCTATACTGGATTGGCACAAGACGTCAAGGCAGGAGACAGAATTTTGCTTGATGACGGGCTAATTGAACTTGAAGTCATCGAAAAATCTACGAAAGAAATAAAAACAAGAATTTTAAATGGTGGCACACTGACAAACACAAAAGGGGTTAATGTTCCAAATGTCAGGGTTAATTTGCCCGGAATTACGGAAAAAGACGCGGAAGATATCGAATTCGGCATCAAATATGGCGTTGATTTTATCGCCGCTTCATTTGTAAGAAGATCTTCAGACGTTCTGGAAATTCGGGAAATATTAGAAAAAAACGATGCAACGTCCATACATATCATTCCTAAAATCGAAAATCAGGAAGGTGTCGATAACATCGCCGGAATTTTAGAAGTTTCTGATGGCCTTATGGTTGCAAGAGGCGATCTTGGCGTTGAAATTCCTGCAGAAGAAGTGCCCCTCGTACAAAAAATGCTTATTCACGAATGCAATACAGCAGGCAAGCCAGTTATTACCGCTACACAAATGCTTGATTCAATGACGCGAAATCCAAGGCCAACAAGAGCCGAGGCGAGCGATGTTGCAAATGCCATATTTGATGGGACAGACGCAATTATGCTGTCGGGGGAAACGGCAGCAGGCAAGTACCCGGTAGAGACGGTTGAAACGATGCATAAAATTGCCTCCCGTACTGAACAAGCACTCGATTATCGAGAAATCTTAAGAAACAGAAGCAGGGAAAGTTTTATTACAACGACAAATGCAATTAGCCAATCTGTCTCATACACCGCACTTAATTTGGACGCCTCGGCAATCATAACTGCAACCGAAAGTGGACATACCGCAAGAATGATCTCCAAATTCCGCCCAAAGGCACCAATTATTGCGGTTACTAGCTATCAAGGAGTGTGCCGGAAACTATCTCTCGTATGGGGAATTATTCCAAAGCTCGGCAAACGTGCGGAAACCACCGATGAAATGCTGGAAATCACCGTGGCAGAAGCATTAAATACAGGTGTGGTAAAACGGGGAGATTTAGTTGTGATCTCAGCCGGTGTACCCGTTGGAGAAATCGGAACGACCAACTTGCTGAAAGTGCATGTGATTGGCGATATCATAGCAAAAGGGCAAGGCATCGGCCGCAAAACAGTATCTGGAAAAGTCGTCATTGCAAAAGACCACATCGAAGCGAATGAAAAGATGAAAGAAGGCGCGATTTTAGTCACCTATGGAACGGACAAAGAAATGATTGAAGCATTCAAAAAAGCAGCGGCTGTTTTAACAGAAGAAGGCGGGCTGACAAGCCATGCCGCCGTCGTCGGGCTAAGCCTTGGCGTACCGGTTATTGTAGGTGTTGAGAACGCAACAAGTATTTTAAAAGACGATCAAGAAATTACAGTCGATACGTATAAAGGCGATATCTACGATGGGTATACAAGTGTTATATAA
- the pfkA gene encoding 6-phosphofructokinase — protein sequence MNRIGLLTSGGDSPGMNACIRAVVRKAIYHDIEVNGIYNGYAGLIKGNIKKLELGTVGDIIHRGGTILQTARCPEFQTEEGRKKALRHLQEHKIEGLIVIGGDGTFKGAHKLAEDGFPTIALPATIDNDIPLTDYSIGFDTALNTVIEAIDKIRDTATSLERIFVIEVMGKDAGNLALWSGLAGGAESILIPEESYDLHQIVEKIKRGYNRGKKHSIIVVAEGIASAVAVAKQIQAESNLETKVTILGHIQRGGSPTAFDRVLASRFGAKAVELLVNGNYNKAVGLYNNQIVERSISEVLSAGREINRSMYQLAQQLSI from the coding sequence TTGAATCGAATCGGATTATTGACAAGCGGTGGAGATTCTCCTGGAATGAACGCCTGCATCCGGGCAGTCGTCAGAAAAGCAATCTACCATGATATAGAAGTGAATGGTATCTATAACGGATATGCCGGATTAATAAAAGGAAACATAAAAAAGCTAGAACTTGGAACGGTTGGGGACATTATTCACCGGGGAGGGACGATTCTTCAAACGGCAAGGTGTCCCGAATTCCAAACAGAAGAAGGAAGAAAAAAAGCGTTGCGCCACCTTCAGGAACACAAAATCGAAGGGTTAATCGTTATAGGAGGGGATGGAACCTTCAAAGGGGCCCATAAGCTGGCTGAGGATGGCTTTCCTACGATTGCCCTTCCTGCTACAATTGACAACGACATCCCTCTTACAGACTATTCAATCGGCTTTGATACCGCGCTTAATACAGTCATCGAAGCTATTGATAAAATTCGTGATACAGCAACATCATTGGAACGTATTTTCGTTATTGAAGTGATGGGCAAAGATGCTGGAAACCTTGCGCTATGGTCCGGGCTTGCCGGTGGTGCAGAATCAATTTTAATTCCGGAGGAAAGTTATGATTTGCATCAAATCGTTGAAAAAATCAAAAGAGGGTACAATAGAGGAAAAAAGCATAGCATTATCGTTGTGGCGGAAGGTATTGCAAGTGCCGTTGCTGTTGCAAAACAAATTCAAGCTGAAAGCAATCTTGAAACAAAGGTAACTATTCTAGGTCATATTCAACGGGGCGGTTCACCTACAGCCTTTGATCGTGTTTTAGCTAGCAGGTTCGGAGCAAAAGCCGTTGAATTGCTCGTTAATGGGAACTACAACAAGGCAGTAGGCTTGTATAACAATCAAATTGTTGAACGTTCAATAAGTGAAGTTTTGTCAGCAGGCCGCGAAATTAACCGCTCAATGTATCAGTTGGCTCAACAATTATCGATCTAG
- the accA gene encoding acetyl-CoA carboxylase carboxyl transferase subunit alpha has protein sequence MVPELEFERPINDLKTKINELKAFMEEKDIDLTAELKHLEERLKELEDETYENLQPWSRVQIARYQERPTTLDYIEHLFTDFIELHGDRLYGDDEAIVGGIAKYDGKPVTIIGHQRGKDTKENIRRNFGMPHPEGYRKALRLMKQAEKFHRPVITFIDTKGAYPGKEAEERGQSEAIARNLVELSGLSVPVICIVIGEGGSGGALALGIADRIHMLENSTYSVISPEGAAALLWKDASQAKLAAETMKITAPDLFALGIIDEIIPEVKGGAHRNMQKQAGAIDAVLKKSLDELLLLSSEELVSTRYEKFRKIGEYTFIKSSVSIAND, from the coding sequence ATCGTGCCTGAACTGGAATTTGAACGCCCAATCAATGATCTGAAAACAAAAATCAATGAACTGAAAGCCTTTATGGAAGAAAAAGACATTGACTTGACTGCAGAATTAAAACATTTGGAAGAACGGCTTAAAGAATTGGAAGATGAAACCTATGAGAACTTACAGCCCTGGTCCCGCGTGCAGATCGCACGCTATCAAGAACGGCCGACAACGCTGGATTATATCGAGCACCTTTTTACAGATTTTATAGAACTTCACGGAGATCGCCTGTACGGTGACGATGAAGCGATCGTCGGAGGGATTGCGAAATACGATGGCAAACCTGTCACGATCATTGGCCATCAACGAGGGAAAGATACAAAGGAAAATATTCGAAGAAACTTCGGCATGCCACATCCGGAAGGCTATCGGAAAGCGCTCCGTTTAATGAAACAAGCTGAGAAGTTTCACCGCCCGGTCATCACGTTTATTGATACAAAGGGCGCTTACCCTGGCAAAGAAGCAGAAGAAAGAGGGCAGAGTGAAGCGATTGCGCGAAATTTGGTGGAGTTATCCGGGCTGTCTGTGCCTGTCATTTGCATTGTAATAGGAGAAGGCGGAAGTGGTGGAGCGCTGGCATTAGGCATTGCAGATCGGATTCACATGCTGGAAAACTCGACATACTCCGTTATTTCTCCTGAAGGCGCAGCTGCATTACTGTGGAAAGATGCATCTCAAGCAAAGCTGGCAGCAGAAACGATGAAAATTACGGCACCAGACCTTTTCGCGCTCGGCATTATCGATGAAATCATTCCAGAGGTTAAAGGCGGAGCACATCGAAATATGCAAAAGCAAGCAGGTGCGATTGATGCCGTTTTAAAAAAATCACTTGATGAGCTTTTGCTATTATCAAGCGAAGAACTAGTTTCAACGCGTTATGAAAAATTCCGTAAAATCGGTGAGTACACGTTTATAAAAAGCTCGGTAAGCATTGCCAACGATTAA
- the accD gene encoding acetyl-CoA carboxylase, carboxyltransferase subunit beta, translating to MIKDFFAKKKKYATVPSERLKQEVPEGIMKKCPQCKHIIYSKELKKTWNVCQSCGYHMPLTAYERIESLLDDDSFIEYDVNMISENPLHFPNYIERLEKDREVSELNEAVVTGEGLIDSNPTVLAVMDARFRMGSMGSVVGEKITRAIEQADKKNIPFIIFTASGGARMQEGVLSLMQMAKTSVALKRFSDNGGLFISVMTHPTTGGVSASFASVGDFNFAEPGALIGFAGRRIIEQTIREKLPNDFQTAEFLMKHGQLDRVIPRGEMKETLAKILDMHRPGGENRA from the coding sequence TTGATCAAAGACTTTTTTGCAAAAAAGAAAAAGTATGCAACAGTTCCTTCTGAGAGACTGAAACAGGAAGTACCAGAAGGGATTATGAAGAAGTGTCCCCAATGCAAACATATTATTTATTCAAAAGAATTGAAGAAAACTTGGAATGTTTGCCAATCATGTGGGTATCATATGCCTTTAACAGCCTATGAGCGTATAGAAAGTTTGCTTGATGATGATTCATTTATCGAATACGACGTAAATATGATTTCTGAAAATCCGCTTCATTTTCCAAACTATATCGAACGCCTTGAAAAAGATCGGGAAGTTTCCGAACTAAATGAAGCTGTTGTAACAGGAGAAGGCTTAATTGACTCAAATCCAACCGTATTGGCAGTAATGGATGCACGTTTCAGAATGGGCAGCATGGGATCGGTCGTTGGCGAGAAGATTACTCGGGCCATTGAACAGGCTGACAAAAAAAATATCCCGTTTATCATTTTTACAGCTTCCGGTGGTGCGCGAATGCAAGAAGGTGTTTTAAGCTTAATGCAGATGGCCAAAACGAGTGTTGCATTAAAACGTTTCAGCGACAATGGGGGCTTATTCATCTCAGTTATGACCCATCCAACAACAGGCGGCGTTTCTGCAAGCTTCGCTTCGGTCGGAGATTTCAACTTCGCGGAACCCGGTGCACTCATTGGTTTTGCCGGAAGAAGAATTATAGAACAAACGATAAGAGAAAAGCTGCCAAACGATTTTCAAACAGCAGAATTTTTAATGAAGCACGGTCAATTGGACCGGGTTATCCCTCGGGGAGAAATGAAAGAAACATTAGCCAAAATTTTAGATATGCACCGGCCAGGAGGGGAAAATCGTGCCTGA
- a CDS encoding NAD(P)-dependent malic enzyme, translating into MSTLREEALHIHRKNQGKLESKSKIEVRDAKDLSLAYSPGVAEPCMEINKDPSKVYEYTMKGNMVAVVSNGTAVLGLGDIGPEASLPVMEGKAVLFKSFAGVDGFPICLNTNSVDEIVETVKLLEPTFGGVNLEDIKAPECFEVEERLKAETNIPIFHDDQHGTAIVTLAGLVNALKLTNKMISDVKVVVNGAGAAGIAVIKLLNRFGVKDIIMCDSKGAVYEGRPVGMNPMKEEVAKFTNHKKKAGTLEEVIKGTDVFIGVSVEGALTQEMIRSMNEDPIIFAMANPNPEILPDEAKAAGAKVIGTGRSDYPNQVNNVLAFPGIFRGALDVRALEINEEMKEAAVYAIASLISDEELSADYVIPAPFDPRVAPAVAAAVATTAMSSGVARIEVDPEEIAEKTRRLAIIGEK; encoded by the coding sequence TTGTCGACCTTGCGAGAAGAAGCGTTACATATACACCGTAAAAACCAAGGAAAGCTTGAATCAAAATCGAAAATTGAAGTGCGGGATGCAAAGGATTTAAGTCTTGCATATTCCCCAGGTGTGGCCGAGCCATGCATGGAAATCAATAAAGATCCGAGTAAAGTATATGAATATACAATGAAAGGGAATATGGTTGCTGTCGTTTCAAATGGAACGGCTGTTCTCGGACTTGGTGATATCGGCCCTGAAGCTTCGCTTCCTGTAATGGAAGGCAAGGCTGTATTATTTAAAAGCTTTGCCGGCGTAGACGGTTTTCCTATTTGTCTAAATACGAACAGTGTTGACGAGATTGTAGAAACAGTTAAGCTGCTTGAACCAACTTTCGGTGGGGTAAATTTGGAAGATATCAAAGCACCGGAATGCTTTGAAGTCGAAGAAAGGTTAAAAGCTGAAACGAACATTCCGATCTTTCATGATGATCAACATGGCACTGCCATTGTTACGTTAGCAGGCCTTGTTAACGCACTCAAGCTTACAAATAAAATGATCTCAGATGTAAAAGTTGTCGTAAATGGTGCAGGTGCTGCAGGAATTGCCGTTATTAAGCTTTTGAATCGATTTGGTGTGAAAGATATTATCATGTGCGATTCCAAGGGAGCAGTTTATGAAGGACGTCCTGTTGGAATGAACCCTATGAAGGAAGAAGTAGCTAAATTTACGAATCATAAGAAAAAAGCAGGTACGCTTGAAGAAGTGATTAAAGGCACTGACGTGTTCATTGGTGTATCTGTTGAAGGTGCTTTGACTCAAGAGATGATTCGTTCAATGAATGAAGATCCGATTATCTTTGCGATGGCAAATCCAAATCCGGAAATTTTGCCTGATGAAGCAAAAGCAGCGGGAGCAAAAGTCATTGGAACAGGCCGTTCGGATTATCCAAACCAAGTCAACAATGTTTTGGCATTTCCAGGGATTTTCCGCGGAGCACTTGATGTAAGGGCACTTGAAATCAATGAAGAAATGAAAGAGGCCGCTGTATATGCAATCGCTTCACTAATATCTGACGAAGAATTGTCTGCTGATTACGTTATTCCAGCGCCTTTTGATCCTCGAGTTGCACCTGCGGTGGCTGCAGCCGTTGCAACGACGGCAATGTCATCAGGGGTGGCAAGAATCGAAGTCGATCCTGAAGAGATAGCAGAAAAAACACGAAGACTTGCGATTATCGGAGAAAAATAA